Proteins encoded by one window of Marinoscillum sp. 108:
- a CDS encoding OstA-like protein: MFKILQYYIFLVIILCLSTVAQAQKGERIKYKAEELEYGKKKDESYRKLTGDVVFTQKSTTVYCDTSYFYKKRNVMEATGHVRIVDDSTTITSRQLVYEGDERMAKLRQNVVYLRGERELYTDFLDYDLEGEIAHYFNKGKLIDTTNVLTSEIGYYFAKDEFAQFYKNVVLTSPDFVLKTDTLRYNTLTKVAYTYGPTQITSDDGTVLHAKGGEFRTVVDESDFVKGSIETRDYYLEGDELYFDDGEKYYKAVFNVKMTAKDEDVIITGDEGYYDRRNGISKVYGRPLMKRILEADTLYLAADTLVAIESKYDSAKRILAYKNVKIYKEGLQGIADSMAYFNEDSVIFFYGDPVMWNNQNQITADTINLEISEDEMKRMNLRSDAFLVSEDSIENYNQIKGRNMIAHFVDNQIDRINVNGNGEILYFALEEGDSVLMGMNKIFCASMQIRFKEQKLSSFSVYTNPEAQFIPPHELTEEMQYLANFAWRETERPTLFEIAPYLNPDYEFIPVEVNPDDIGGIQSESQHKSYTPTQNTKPKNTPVRSLNPTSSSSVNTPTSAEPNTVKKSINKTNKNLKAVDDDGSFQ; encoded by the coding sequence ATGTTTAAGATACTGCAATATTATATATTCCTTGTCATCATTTTATGCCTCTCTACTGTGGCCCAGGCCCAAAAAGGTGAGCGCATCAAGTACAAAGCTGAGGAGTTGGAGTATGGAAAAAAGAAGGATGAAAGCTATCGGAAACTGACCGGAGATGTAGTATTCACCCAAAAGAGTACCACGGTCTACTGCGATACATCTTATTTCTACAAGAAACGAAACGTGATGGAGGCTACAGGGCATGTGAGAATAGTGGATGATTCCACCACTATCACCTCCAGGCAGCTGGTCTACGAGGGAGATGAGCGTATGGCAAAGCTCCGCCAAAATGTAGTCTATCTGCGTGGAGAACGCGAACTCTACACTGATTTTCTCGACTATGACCTGGAAGGGGAAATCGCTCACTACTTCAACAAAGGCAAGCTCATAGACACCACCAATGTGCTCACGAGTGAAATTGGCTACTATTTTGCTAAAGATGAGTTCGCACAATTTTACAAAAACGTGGTGCTCACTTCCCCGGACTTTGTACTTAAGACTGATACACTACGCTACAACACCCTCACCAAAGTGGCCTATACCTATGGGCCAACTCAGATCACCTCCGATGACGGAACAGTACTGCATGCCAAGGGAGGAGAATTCAGAACAGTGGTGGATGAATCAGATTTTGTAAAAGGAAGCATCGAAACCCGGGATTATTACCTGGAAGGAGATGAACTCTATTTTGACGATGGAGAGAAGTACTACAAGGCAGTATTCAATGTGAAAATGACTGCTAAGGATGAAGACGTGATCATCACCGGGGATGAAGGCTACTATGACCGCCGCAATGGGATCAGCAAAGTATATGGTCGACCGCTCATGAAAAGAATACTCGAGGCAGACACCCTCTATCTGGCTGCAGACACCCTGGTAGCTATAGAAAGCAAGTACGATTCTGCCAAGAGAATATTGGCCTATAAGAATGTAAAAATCTACAAGGAGGGCCTGCAGGGCATCGCCGATTCCATGGCCTACTTCAATGAAGATTCAGTGATCTTTTTCTACGGAGACCCTGTCATGTGGAACAATCAGAATCAGATCACCGCTGACACCATCAATCTGGAAATATCCGAAGATGAAATGAAACGGATGAATCTCCGCTCCGATGCATTTTTGGTGTCCGAAGACTCGATAGAAAACTATAACCAAATCAAAGGTCGGAACATGATTGCCCATTTCGTGGACAATCAGATAGACCGAATCAACGTGAATGGCAATGGGGAAATCCTCTATTTCGCACTCGAAGAGGGTGACTCAGTGCTCATGGGTATGAATAAAATCTTTTGCGCCTCCATGCAGATCCGATTCAAGGAACAAAAACTCTCAAGCTTTTCGGTTTACACTAACCCTGAAGCGCAGTTTATTCCTCCGCATGAACTTACCGAAGAGATGCAGTACCTCGCCAATTTTGCCTGGCGCGAAACAGAACGCCCCACCCTTTTTGAGATTGCGCCATACCTCAATCCGGACTATGAATTTATTCCAGTAGAAGTGAACCCTGATGACATTGGGGGTATCCAATCAGAATCTCAACATAAGTCGTACACCCCCACTCAAAATACTAAACCAAAGAATACCCCCGTTAGGTCTTTGAATCCAACCAGTAGCTCTAGTGTGAATACACCTACATCCGCCGAACCCAATACCGTTAAAAAAAGCATTAACAAAACAAATAAAAATCTAAAAGCAGTAGATGACGATGGCTCTTTTCAATAG
- the tilS gene encoding tRNA lysidine(34) synthetase TilS produces MYQSFLTLIKENALIAQEDKVLIAVSGGVDSMVLAHLMLKSGFSIGVAHVNYRLRGDDSEEDEALVRDWCHAHEVPFFLHRVDPAIYDARESIQMVARKERYSFFDQLRNKQGFTKVATAHNANDNLETVLLNLTKGTGIHGLTGIAIEGPGLIRPLLFATKEEIYAFARSEAISWREDVSNQNNDYQRNLIRNEVVPLLKKINPALESTLQDTLLRLQGTAQLLEQAVEVKKAVETEGRWLLNVEWYRGHPDQLVILTELIKPYGFGFADARDLSGAILSGQPGKIFYSSGYEMNLDRGQLYITRRVDTSVEGEVMVPKDEGTVSVGTFNIHLTYFSGNELPPHDPTTTAFFDPDELTFPLKLRLWKQGDAFYPLGMAGKKKVSDFMIDSKIPVTLKKEVLVLESDGQIAWIVGHRIDNRFKVTSKTARMLKLEVLRHA; encoded by the coding sequence ATGTATCAGTCCTTTTTAACATTAATTAAAGAAAATGCCCTGATCGCTCAGGAAGATAAAGTGCTGATCGCCGTGAGTGGAGGGGTGGATTCTATGGTGCTGGCTCATTTAATGCTAAAGTCAGGCTTTAGCATAGGGGTGGCTCATGTCAATTATCGCTTGCGGGGAGACGACTCTGAGGAGGATGAGGCATTGGTACGAGACTGGTGTCATGCGCATGAAGTCCCCTTTTTTCTTCATCGGGTTGATCCGGCTATTTATGATGCCAGGGAATCCATCCAGATGGTGGCACGGAAGGAGCGCTATTCCTTCTTTGATCAACTGCGTAATAAGCAGGGGTTTACCAAAGTAGCTACTGCCCACAATGCCAATGATAACCTGGAGACTGTGTTGCTCAACCTGACAAAGGGCACGGGAATCCACGGGCTTACCGGTATTGCTATTGAGGGTCCCGGGTTAATCAGGCCTTTGCTTTTCGCTACCAAAGAGGAGATTTACGCTTTTGCCAGAAGTGAGGCCATCTCATGGCGTGAGGATGTGTCCAATCAGAACAATGACTATCAGCGGAACCTCATCAGGAATGAAGTGGTGCCACTATTGAAAAAGATCAACCCGGCTCTGGAGTCTACTTTGCAGGATACGCTGCTACGCCTGCAAGGCACTGCGCAGCTGCTGGAGCAAGCAGTGGAGGTCAAAAAGGCAGTGGAAACCGAGGGTCGCTGGCTGCTCAATGTGGAGTGGTATCGGGGCCATCCAGATCAACTCGTCATCCTTACAGAATTGATTAAACCCTATGGTTTTGGCTTTGCGGATGCCCGCGACTTGTCAGGAGCGATATTGAGTGGGCAGCCGGGAAAAATCTTTTACTCCAGTGGCTACGAGATGAACCTGGATAGAGGACAGTTGTACATCACACGGAGAGTGGATACTTCTGTGGAGGGAGAAGTGATGGTGCCGAAAGATGAAGGTACCGTCAGTGTCGGGACTTTCAATATTCACCTGACCTACTTCAGCGGAAATGAACTTCCTCCACATGATCCGACCACTACAGCTTTTTTTGATCCTGATGAGCTTACTTTTCCCTTGAAACTACGTCTTTGGAAGCAGGGAGATGCTTTTTATCCTTTGGGCATGGCGGGCAAAAAAAAGGTAAGTGATTTTATGATTGATTCTAAAATTCCAGTAACATTGAAAAAAGAGGTTCTTGTACTGGAATCAGACGGTCAAATCGCCTGGATAGTAGGTCACAGAATAGACAACCGATTTAAAGTCACCTCCAAAACCGCCCGAATGTTGAAACTAGAAGTGTTGCGTCATGCTTAG